A window from Candidatus Thermoplasmatota archaeon encodes these proteins:
- a CDS encoding TrkA family potassium uptake protein, translated as MYMLIIGAGGIGQKLTDLALKNKDDVVVIEKDKEKCDEFSKKYDAVVINADATVKETLENAEINKADALVTTADDATNLLVISIAKNMGVRSLVSVVNNEESKPMFIEKGANIVGNPDALTAEYMYRAVKRPMIKNFMSLGGHAEIFKIVLPEQSELIGKKLKEINLPSRVSVIAIERNSDIIIPIPDTRLAVGDCITVLAREDKIDKAMELFSKKK; from the coding sequence ATGTATATGCTGATAATTGGAGCGGGTGGTATTGGACAGAAACTGACGGACCTTGCCCTTAAAAATAAAGACGACGTGGTTGTAATTGAGAAAGACAAGGAGAAATGTGATGAGTTTTCAAAAAAATACGATGCCGTTGTTATTAACGCAGATGCCACCGTCAAGGAAACCCTTGAGAATGCAGAGATAAATAAGGCAGATGCTCTAGTAACTACCGCCGATGATGCAACAAATTTACTGGTGATTTCAATTGCAAAGAATATGGGTGTCCGCTCCCTTGTTTCAGTTGTAAACAATGAGGAGAGCAAGCCCATGTTCATTGAGAAGGGTGCAAATATTGTTGGCAATCCAGATGCATTAACGGCAGAATATATGTACAGGGCTGTAAAACGTCCAATGATAAAGAATTTTATGAGCCTGGGTGGGCACGCTGAAATATTTAAAATAGTTCTGCCGGAGCAATCAGAACTTATCGGAAAAAAACTAAAAGAAATAAATTTGCCGAGTAGAGTTTCGGTAATCGCAATAGAGAGAAACTCCGATATAATTATACCTATACCAGATACAAGACTTGCGGTGGGTGATTGCATAACTGTACT
- the twy1 gene encoding 4-demethylwyosine synthase TYW1, whose amino-acid sequence MDEQLRRIFEKQGYEVIGKHSAVKHCHWLRKSLLFDKPCYKQTFYGIESHRCLQMTPAAYQCTQKCLFCWRYQGFTETKIDKKEADSPDFIFEKSIEAHRRLVSGFKGDERCNEEKWMETREPKHVACSLTGEPTLYPFLSDFFEICHHHGMTTFLVTNGTMPEVLENMDTLPTQLYVSLCAPNKEIYKKLCCPLIKDGWERVNETLQLLPSLDTRTVIRHTLVDKWNLGYEEEYAQLDKKAEPWFIEPKGYVHVGYSRERLTEENMPPHEKIKNFGEKLAGLAGYELLSEREESRVVLLGRGKERKI is encoded by the coding sequence ATGGATGAGCAGTTGAGACGCATATTTGAGAAACAAGGATATGAAGTCATCGGAAAACATTCGGCGGTCAAACATTGCCACTGGCTCAGAAAATCGCTGCTTTTTGACAAACCCTGTTACAAACAAACTTTTTACGGCATAGAAAGCCACCGTTGCCTTCAGATGACTCCCGCGGCATATCAGTGCACACAAAAGTGTCTTTTCTGCTGGCGATATCAGGGTTTCACAGAAACAAAAATTGATAAAAAAGAGGCAGACAGCCCCGACTTCATATTTGAAAAGAGTATAGAGGCTCATCGCCGCCTTGTCTCCGGCTTCAAAGGGGATGAAAGATGTAACGAGGAAAAATGGATGGAAACAAGGGAACCCAAGCATGTTGCCTGTTCCCTAACCGGAGAGCCAACTCTTTACCCCTTCTTGAGCGATTTTTTTGAAATTTGCCATCATCATGGAATGACTACCTTTCTTGTTACAAATGGAACGATGCCCGAAGTTTTGGAAAACATGGATACACTGCCAACACAACTGTACGTTTCCCTATGCGCCCCGAATAAAGAAATATACAAAAAATTGTGCTGCCCCCTAATAAAAGATGGATGGGAAAGGGTGAATGAAACACTCCAGCTCCTTCCATCACTGGATACACGGACTGTTATCCGCCATACTCTCGTTGACAAATGGAATCTGGGTTATGAAGAGGAGTATGCGCAACTGGATAAAAAAGCAGAACCATGGTTTATAGAACCAAAAGGATATGTACACGTTGGCTACTCTAGGGAAAGGCTTACAGAAGAGAATATGCCTCCTCATGAAAAAATAAAGAATTTTGGGGAAAAACTGGCGGGTTTAGCGGGCTATGAATTATTATCCGAGAGAGAGGAGTCCAGGGTTGTATTGCTCGGTAGGGGAAAAGAGAGGAAAATATGA